The Mangifera indica cultivar Alphonso chromosome 8, CATAS_Mindica_2.1, whole genome shotgun sequence genome has a window encoding:
- the LOC123222930 gene encoding HVA22-like protein e, whose product MSRFWTLLTHVHSLAGPVLMLLYPLYASVLAIESPSKVDDEQWLAYWILYSFLTLTEMLLQSVLEWIPIWYTVKLLFTVWLVLPQFRGAAFIYDRFVRQQIKQYTEGKVQQDHKPPECKGKGKKKSVDFIVPKKGEH is encoded by the exons ATGAGTCGTTTTTGGACTTTGCTCACACACGTTCATTCACTAGCTGG GCCGGTTTTGATGTTGTTGTACCCCTT ATATGCATCAGTTTTAGCTATAGAAAGCCCGTCGAAAGTGGACGATGAGCAGTGGCTTGCTTATTGGATCTTGTATTCATTTCTGACTCTTACGGAGATGCTACTCCAGTCAGTTTTAGAGTG GATACCAATTTGGTACACGGTGAAGTTACTGTTCACCGTGTGGTTGGTTCTACCACAATTCAGGGGAGCAGCTTTTATTTATGATAGGTTTGTAAGACAGCAGATAAAGCAGTACACAGAAGGCAAAGTTCAGCAGGATCACAAGCCTCCGGAATGCAAAGGCAAGGGCAAGAAAAAGTCTGTGGACTTCATTGTACCAAAAAAA GGAGAGCATTGA
- the LOC123222954 gene encoding 11-beta-hydroxysteroid dehydrogenase A-like isoform X4 has protein sequence MDFIHQLLNIVLPPSALLLLCFLLPPYFAFKCLRYVKRSICNENVAGKVVLITGASSGIGEYLAYEYGRRGACLALVARREDRLNEVAIKASELGSPDVIVIRADVSKVEDSKRFIDETVNHFGRLDHLVNNAGITKISMFEDANSISDFHSIMNVNFWGSLNATHLAVPHLRKSKGKIVVISSIAGWFPTPRLSFYNASKAAVTSLFDTLRTEFGSDIGITIVTPGLIESEMTEPELISEARMYFILVESTETCAKAIVSAACRGERYVTEPSWTGVLFVVKLLCPEVVEYFSRLLLINRPMCLKKNA, from the exons ATGGATTTCATTCACCAATTGTTGAACATTGTTCTTCCTCCTTCAGCACTTCTTCTGCTCTGTTTTCTATTGCCACCATATTTTGCTTTCAAGTGTCTTCGCTATGTAAAAAGGTCTATATGCAACGAAAATGTCGCCGGAAAAGTCGTGCTAATCACCGGAGCATCTTCAGGCATTGGTGAG TATCTTGCTTACGAGTATGGTAGAAGAGGAGCTTGCTTAGCTCTTGTCGCCAGAAGAGAAGATCGTCTTAATGAAGTGGCTATTAAAGCTAGCGAGCTTGGATCACCAGATGTTATAGTGATTCGTGCAGATGTTTCTAAGGTTGAGGATTCTAAGCGGTTTATAGATGAAACAGTTAATCATTTTGGTAGAT TGGATCATCTGGTGAACAACGCTGGCATTACTAAAATCAGCATGTTTGAAGACGCCAACTCAATCTCCGATTTCCATTCTATTATG AACGTTAACTTCTGGGGTTCGCTTAATGCAACGCACTTAGCAGTTCCACACCTCAGAAAAAGCAAAGGGAAGATTGTTGTCATTTCTTCAATTGCTGGATGGTTCCCTACACCGCGATTAAGCTTCTACAAT GCAAGCAAAGCTGCAGTAACAAGCTTATTTGATACATTGAGGACAGAATTTGGTTCGGATATTGGAATAACAATAGTGACTCCGGGATTGATAGAGTCAGAGATGACAGAGCCCGAACTTATTTCGGAG GCTCGAATGTATTTTATACTGGTTGAGTCAACTGAAACGTGTGCCAAGGCAATTGTGAGCGCGGCGTGTCGCGGAGAAAGGTATGTGACAGAGCCATCCTGGACTGGAGTATTGTTTGTGGTGAAGCTTCTTTGCCCTGAAGTGGTTGAATATTTCAGCCGCTTGCTTTTAATCAATCGACCAATGTGCTTAAAGAAAAATGCTTAG